The segment ACCAATGATGAGGTGTGCGGGAGCGCGGGGGTAGGCCGCTAAGAGTCGACGCACGACAGCTATGGCTGGATCTTGATCATCGGCGACGGAGAAAATGACCTCGTATTGGGGGTAGTCTAGGTTTAGAAAAGTTTCGAGGTTTTCGTAGAGACCTGAGTCGACCCCTTTTAGGGGCTTTAGGATTGAGAAAGAGGGTGTGCCTTCGGCCTTGCGCTCACGTATGCGCGTCCAAATCACCGTCGCTAAACTGCCACCAACAACTAGGATTACATTCACAGTCCAAATTGTGAATGCGACGCCGTGAAACAAATCCATAGTTAGCCTCGACTGCGTTGGGAATATGCCGATAATGATAACAGGGACTATATTGTTGGTCATTAGGCTAAATGTTGGGGTAATTTAAGTTTACTCAATATTTGCAGTCAATTTATGGGGAGCAATTATGACCGTTCTGGAACAGGCAAAAAAAGTTTTGCCCGAAACCGTCCTAGATACGGTGCTTCTGCGTCTATTTGGGATCGTCAAGGTACCGCTCATTGGCTACGTGAGACCGCGGATTCTAGAAGTTAACAACCGGCGGATGCAGATGCTCATCCCGCTGAATCGACGTTCCCGCAATCATCTCAAATCCATGTATTTCGGCGCCCTTATGATCGGAGCCGATGTTGCTGGAGCTTACTACGCCGTCAAACTCATCGTGGAGAAGGGTTACAAGATCGACTTTGTTTTTAAG is part of the Deltaproteobacteria bacterium genome and harbors:
- a CDS encoding DUF4442 domain-containing protein, translating into MTVLEQAKKVLPETVLDTVLLRLFGIVKVPLIGYVRPRILEVNNRRMQMLIPLNRRSRNHLKSMYFGALMIGADVAGAYYAVKLIVEKGYKIDFVFKSAGAQFKKRPEGDVVFTCEQGAAIEALVARAQETGERVDTELKIIATVPSISDDVVAEMDLVLSLKKRVKKSTGTNKA